attgaaaaattatattcttgttgtaactcaataaatcaaataagtaaaagaaaagtaaaattaaatagctCGTCAATTTTGGAGCACTTATTCAAATACATATCTATCTGTTACGTGTttggttatttttatacttataaaaaaggGATTATTGAGGTCCGTCATAAAATCTGGTGCTGTTTACCTTTACCTGAATTCATTGAATGAGTGAAGAATGGGTAAGGTGTTATTGTACTGGCATGGTGAGAATTGCTGGTAAACcctaaataaacaataatacttaGTAATAACAGTATTGAACGGGttacctacaaaaaatatttgatttcatagtaggtacctatagtcATTAACACAATCGAGATTATGCTACGAAGGCCCATGTCGTGGCAATAAGCTCGTAATGTAAAAGGTTTTGCAAAATGAAATATTCCTTGAGCAGGCCcgtcttattttttaataagtccATTATATAGTTTTGCTACTCCGGTACTGTTTACAGCAATGAAGCTGCAGCTCCGCTAAATATGTAGAAAAATAGATAAGTAAGTAACAAATGTTAGAAGTTGACTCTATGAATTCTAATTACTTCCTAGCACTTCATTATGAACGCCTAACAATACGGAACGCCATACCCAGCACATAGACAAGTGGCGTGAAGTCACCTTATTTAACgtcttttataaattatgcacTGCTTTCATGGAACGACAACCTGTACGTTACTCATCAATATgacaatgacaaaaaaaatgacaattgtTAACAGGTACTCGAGAAGTGTCAACATGAATAGTTTCGCATCATTCTCGCTAGTTGGGGAGCCCGCGACCTTACCGGAATACAAAGACAGTCGGCTCCTTATGCACGGCGACGCATGTGCGGTCAGCGACTCCAGGCTCGGCCTCCCTCCCCCTTACTCCTCGTGCCTCGCCTGCCTCCAGGCCACGTGCGACGGCACATACTTACCGTGAAAATGACCATTTCCACGAACATACCGGAACTTCGAACGCACACTAAATTATTTCAACGATAGCGATGAATTATTACTTGGCGGCCCATAATTTTCCGCTTTTTACCAACTTTATATTACCTTAGGTTTCACCAAAATCATAAGATGCTCTGATAAATGGTTGCCTTTATAGGTACCGACCAAAAATTCGCTTCAGTTGGGAGATCTTGTAGGAAGGcatgaaacaaacaaataaatctttgtaaaatatgGGGAGTTGGGCTGAAAGATAGTCTCCGGATCAGCATTAAGTAACAGAGGGGGCGCCAACGCAATAGGCACTTGATGTAACCGCGTGCACCGTAACCTTTCCGCTGCTGACGCAAGACCCAGCTGGTCCTACCAGTGCACCACAGACGCACCACCTACTGAACAGTGTCAGTCGTGTCGACGCGGAAATAATTAGAATATCTTACGTCACTCATTATCATCATACGTATCTTTAATGTAAGGTAAATAATTGTACAGTTAGAGAAATCATCTCAAACGTTTTCGTTTAGATACATATACAGCtgtatatatattaataaaagacTAATTTAGGGCTATTATTTCCAAGCATTCATGATTTACTTACCTAAGTACCTACACTGCCTGCACTTATTTTCGGTAGAAACCTTATTAAGATTAGGAATAAAAGCATTTAATAAACGCACATTTTATTTACGCACAATCTTCAGCAGGCAGCATATTAAGATTAACTTGCtgtctattattataagtatccAGACTTTACTGTACGTAAGGTTGCTTTTATAtctagactagctgacccgcgcaacttcgcttgcgtcacataagagagaatgggtcagaatcttccacgtttttgtaatactttttactgttactctgctcctattggtcgtagcgtgatgatataaaatatgcttttttttcacgaaaaatattctcaaaattatttatatctcataatataacgaagtcgcgctaaggcatatctgccattaaaacagttgccatgacaacggaattttgttaattgaatgtcataaaaatattgattattcgcgacttcgtttgcCATCttttttcccgggaaatgcgtcattttcccggggtaaaaagtagcctatgtcctttctcgggtatcaaaatatctccataccaaatttcatgcaaattggttccgtagtttaggcgtgattgagtagcagacagacagacagacagacagacagagttactttcgcatttataatattagtatggatatgtaCCTATAAGTCATGCTTTTGTTCATTTGACTGTTTCATACATCTCTCATGCACAAATTAAGTGTTTAATAAATAGTCCAGTAATTAATTGCTCAGCAGTGGGCCATTTAAACAGGATAAGGCAAAAAAATCAATCTTCAACCaaaatttttgttataaaacttttttctgACTTAACTCTTGTATTTTTCCTTTAGGAACTTAATATTGTTACTGGCACCTTTCTTTCAAGTTTTATTacgtgtataaatatttaaatagctatCATTGAAGCATTAAAATGCTGATAGCAAAACGTACAACATGTACCATGGCTATTTTTGATGCCTACTGCGTAACATTggtcattatttaaaaacagaaCACACTTGTTGACATAATCGTACAGCCTTATTCGGCAAAAATACATTGTTTGGTGTGTCTGTGAACAATAGAGTTAACAGTAAAGCTGCTTCTTATTCCGCTCGGATATGGACACGCGGACCGGTCGGAGTCTGTAAATTCCGTACATTGTAATTCAGATTGAATGTTGAAACGCACGAGTCGGCATGCGACAATGCGGATGCTTCGAGCCGCTcgaactttgactttaatagttgCTCGTAAGCCTTGTACTTATACTGGAAATAACTTGCTCATTTGTAAATTCTTTCTTTCCGACATAAAAATGCGTAGTTTTACCGCGCTACTGTAAAGTCGGCTACCAAAAATACCatgaatttttaaaacaattgttcCCATTCCGATAGACTCGTGTGTTTAATattgtccaataatataattgatagtaAACCAcctatttttaatcaaaataacgTAAGTTCGTTAGGTAGATCTACTGTTTCATTTCTAGGAAACAAAGTCGTTAGTATCTTCCGCGTCTCCACCCACTTTATTAATCAGTAAACGTCTCGCGGCCAATAAAAGTGCGGCATTTATAGACTGGCTGTATAAAACACATAAATCCCAGCCAAAAGAATGGCGTACCCTGTCCAACATCACAGAAACAGATTTCAAAGGCACGTCGTTTTTCATTGGGCCTATAAACTCAGGTGTTTATGGGGTTTGTCACTTTCGCATTTTTTGTTCCGACCCTTTTATATGTGGAAATATTTATAGCGTTATAACTAGGACTGTGATTGAGTTCCGCAGTAATGAAATGTtggaaaactgttttaattttatctggTTATATTTACAAGATTTACTGGGTagcttttttaataattacttttctaaAGAATTTTCGATAGTTACTTCCTTTGAGCAGAACTTACCTGAAGTTAAATATGATTTCAGTTATAGATTAAGGTTACTGATTATttactaggtaggtactatgTATGTACCTCCATATTAACTACGTTCACAACTACCACTGGAACTGTAGCAAAGCTTACAATCGTTTTGAAGAACCTAAGTAGTCCAAATAATAGAAACAGGTGTGTTGTGTTTAATGTCTACGTTGTGAGTAATACGATAGGTAAAAAAGAACATCGGaatcttttatttgtttgacaACACAGatcatattatacattatttttaatcaaaaccaTTTGGATCATGAATCGACAATATCACAGAAGTGCCGAATTTTAAGTTTCGCtatctaaaaatcaaaatagaaTAATACGTTCTTTTGTCACTGTGACGCTTGCCGAACTTAGGACAAATCCTTTGTATTAAGCCGCGCcgtacaaaaagaaaaaagttttacGCCTATGACACAACATTTACTATAGGGAGCCGCTTCTTTATCGTTGCCGTTTCCCACATgctttgtatgatatttttttataaaaaaaatcggaTTATGgcaaaaaaatgatttcagtcCTTTGTCCTTTTAACTGGCTTCCTTTCatcaataaaactttaacattcatttagattttgtttagcaactaaactaaaaacttggatagtaggtaaatatattCTGATACTTAGATAGTACCCagttatgtacttaaatataaccACAATATTaactatacctacttattatctacaactacataaaaatagatggccattaattatattaaaattaataagataattattttaaggtaaacGGAACTCATAAGTAATAAATTGCATAATGTAAAGaaccaaattaaattagttaaaacTAACAAAGTTGAGCTTGCTTCATAACCGtgtagtacatatattattatggaaagAAACGAGAAAGTTTATGACCTCGGACCAAAGGATCAGAGACCACATGGCACCAACCAGCAACAGGCTGCTATAGGgaaattttataacttttatttttttgtctgaaatctaaatttaaatattaacacgcgtttttaaattttgtacgaaaatttaataaataagattcTTTTTTGGGAAACTACAGAGCGTATTACCCGTAGAAATAAGTCatgttaacaaaaatatgagtCTTATATGTTTCCAGTACCTAGTTGATTCATGGACTTATTAGAATTTCTGTTTTAATACCCATAATAAGTACATCCATAATACAATACTAATAAGTTTCCTCAGTGTTTTAAGCGGCATAGCAGGCAGGCGTTAACAATAAAACCATATCTATAGACACAAATTGATTTAATGAGATGTAATAagtattatagttttaatttatataattatttgaaaacgttttaaaaaataggcaacagcaataaataaatatcggaGTGAGATTTCCATAACGccttaaaaaagtttaatagcATACAGTCATCAAAGCGCAAAATGATCgttaattattacttacaagAGCcaaaatttatcataatattaacttttaaagttattttaatactcGTATGTCTAATGATGATGCACATTAGTAGAGTTAACGTAAATCTTAATCGATacttaccctatattatttgtCCACCTAAACATTTATTATACGACTAAACGTACTTAATGTAAATTATGTAGCTACTTTAAAAGCTAATTGAGCATACTGTTTGTTGTAAGAAGCTGCTGttattgctttaattttttactatttttaaatacctgcataatagtacaaaataataatattgaattatctTAATTCCAACTTTTGGCacgaacatttttataaaaagcttgAATGTGTTCTAAcaccattttattaattttctcatCGTGGTGTTATTAGTAAATACCCTTTTACTTAGTATGTAAAGGTACCTACTCTGTAATTCTcatcagaaaaataatattagatatttaattagataggtaggtacttagttacATTAGGCAGAAAATttaggtaatttaaaatttaaattcaaatccaTTGACATCgtagaatacattttttaaatagacaAACTGGTCTTGCCCATTGAAAAAAAAGATGGTCTCAATATTattcaacaaatattatatagatagGTACTGTAGTAGGTAACTAATGAGTAGAAATAGTACCTATCTACTGTTTAGTCCTAACTCAtccataaaattaattacatatatcGGTCACGGCTTCAAGGTATCTGTACCTTAATTTTTGTGACTTAtccaatttaatttatcttaatttttatctttgtatattacccatatttgcaaataaagattatgaattatgaattATCCTTGACTACACAAATTATTTGATCTAATTTAGCGTTAGACTGTATCAAGCTAAATTTAACTAGTTTCGACacgaaataatattgtttatcttagaaatatatttattagataattttatccGTTACACTGTGACTATATTCTCATTTTTATCCAACTAATCTGGCATCTGGCATCCCCACTCTACTCGCATGTCAGTCAAATTGATAACTgtcatgttttaataaattcaacacAAATGAagcttttacaaatattttaaatattttgcgaataaatgtatcaaaactGGATATTTCCCAAAGATAAAATGCAAAGCACCATCAAGGAGCTTCTTGATGCTTTAGGGTTAGAGTTGTTCTTAGTATAAAATGAACAAGATTAACTTTTATATCATTGGAGCATTTGTAATAATTGAtgtcgtttttatttaatttgtagatGTAGTTTGGAAGCGGATACCGTATTAGACTATATCCAGAACGATCCAAATTATGGCAATAGTAATTTATCGCTGAAGCAAGTGAACGAATATGCACAGAGGTTGGCGCTAAAAGCATCAAACGCTAAAACGTTTCTAAAGAAATACGAAGATCTGAGGAACAGAAAGTATGTGatcgttttattatattttcttatttaggtattttaacGCTGATAATATACTGCAAATAGTAGGTTATCTAGTCATGGATTCAAGTATATTGTGACCagtatattattaatgtttatatcGATTTGTTGTTGAGATTTTATTTGTCTCTGTTTAATTTCAGCACTGATAATTTATCGGACATAATAGTACTGTTTTATAAACTGGTGTGTGATGAAAAgaagtcaaaaatatctaagcCAAAAGTAGCACCAAAGCCTGTTCTAGGTGACAACAAACATCAAATCACTAAGGAGGATCTCCCTCAGGTACAAATATCTTATTGTtatctaatatattatgtacattattgTTTATCTTTTCTATGTATAAAACCAGATTACTGAGCTCATGGTGgttctatataaataatataagttgaTATTAACCTATCAGTCTTCTCTGTCTatgcattaataaaataatgtagttaaTATAAAGTTTGTGTTAATCAACaataacatatacattatatgTAGATCAAAGACAAATTACTGAAAGCAGTGGATGAAAGCAAGAAACTTGTAATGAAGTCATTTGAGGAGAAAGAATCTAAGCTGCGACCAAACTGGTACAGCAGCTTGGACTTACCTAACTGGCAGAAGGATCACCCAGCCATGTCATGGGACTTCCCCAAGGAACCTATGCCAATCATTGCTTCACTTGGTAAGTTATTGGTTTTTGGAGTTCTGTATCCAAAGTATAAAATTAGGATTCAATTACTGAGACTTGTCTGTCACCTGGCTATGTTTTGTGAACTGTGATGGTGACAGTAAAaaacaaatgatgtatttctcTTGCAGTAACAACAAATACAAGGAAcagaataatgtaaatattaaggGGGCTCCTatgcaacaaaatatttgtcttgtcatttttgtaaatattagtaTGTTAATTAGTCCAAGTCACACTTGGTTGGGTTTTTTGACAATCTCTTATGTTGTTATGTAGCGTATagccaattttaataaattatttggatCACATTTCAGCTGGAGTTCCAATAGCCTCCCAAGAGAACATAATCATTGATGATTTACTCTACATTTTCTCTGGTATTCCTGGCAACTACATTGTGCACCAGCCTGTTAAAGACACCTTTGATGCTAGAACATTCTTGATATCTGATGATTTGGATGATGCTCTTAAACAGATAGTTCAGCAAATGCTTCCACTGGCTTCCAATTATTCCATAGTGAGGAGATTTATTGAGCATTGCAATATGTGGTCCGGTCAAGTGCTACATGCTTTAGTTGCAGCAATTGAGATCCTCTTAAAAGACTACTATGTAAGTTATCTATCATcatatataatatacttgtGGCCCTTAAATTGCATTTCTTTATTCTTTTTACCTTGATTAGACAGCAGTTTTTTATGCTTGTAAAACTGAACTTTACGGTAGAAGGATTGTCAATATTGTCAAGTTTAAGATCTGAATGAGTAGTCACATTagcaaaaaaattatatcactAGTATATTGTAACAACCactaaaattatcaaaaacaaaacttgATTTTAGCTTCACGACTTGTTAAGGTTGGATCAAATATTATGCATGATTAAAACAACACTACTGTAAATTCATATTTCaattagatatttattgaattaagttCAAGAAtggtttattattgtttcagacGATGATAGCGCAACTGGAGACTGAACACATGGCTACAAATCTTACATTACAGAAGCTTTGGTACTTTGTCTTGCCAACAATGCACACTATGCAAGTTCTTGCCGCTATTGTCACCAATATAGGAAAGGTTCGTTGTTTAGTTTCTATTAGTTTGGGGAAAAAAtctcttcgcattatagtatgtatgaatttgtaataaaatctctttggcttcaagaatcacaaatgagtacatggttcattaggtttctttcagtgaccttgtgaggtacacaaatatcgagcttttttgtgtagaaatttttttttactataagttcatacatactgtaatgtgaaaagactttttccccaacctaataatatattatttgttaatagtGGCAAAGCATTTTGCACAGTACACATTCACAGGTACACTTAATACCCATTGTGGTGGATAGACTTTTACTCCTGGAGGTTTGTTTTCTTTACTCCCATACTGAGACATTCGCATTCAGGCCATTCAATGTCATAAAATGTATTCCTTTTTGTAGTGTATCCAGTTTGGATATAGATGCTGGTAGTAGGTGCTAATAGTAAATCATTAATTTCATTTCCCTACTGTAACTGAAACTTAGTACAAGAATTCTCTTTCATAAgaaagaagatatttttttctgataaaatttgtaaaaatgtaatctGATTCTCTAGCAATTCTATTCATACCGAGTGTTGGTTATATAGTTATTAAACTAAGCAGTTTTAGTGAAATATAGTAGTATCTCTCATCAAATGCATATCTCAATTCAAATATTATCCGTTGTGCTTCAAAACCAGTGTGGAAAGTGATTCTTAATAttaccccatagaacatgttcTAAACCATTCTTATTAAATAACCTGGATTCATTAGTCGTAGGATCGAGTAGAGCTTATGATATGTAATATTGTAGGTACTAccaaattttttatttgttttcagagTGAATTACGAGGTGGAGCGGTTCTAACGGTTTTGCatgataaaacaaatactttgaTGGGTGACGCCAGAGCACAGGAGATTTCTCTGTTCCTTACTGAACGCGCTTCCCGCCCATACCTGTTCATTTTAGACCAATGGATACACAAAGGCACTATAGTTGATCCTTTTCAGGtatatttttcgttatttttaatgtatttttgtacttataCCTTCTATGGACTACACTTTCCAAATGAATAGTATAGTTAATCCGTTTCTGCAGTTTCTGTAGCAACAGactgttatttttgtaacgTTGTAACTATGTTTCCGACCTCGTTTCCGGCTGCGCGAACTTTTGAAACAGTATTCGGTCAAGGCGCTATGATTCCTTGTCACGGTGTATTCCTTTAATAATAACTAAGACATAATATTGTAAGTTGACTCGTCACGTTGAGGATCAATGAAACTAGTTGGATATACCCATTTTAAGAAActcaataatttaaatatgtactcTATGCAATGGATTTAATGTAAGGCAAAACACGGAAAGAATTGCACTTTTTACAAGCgggataaattattttttggcgGCGGCACCTATACTTATCAGGGGAGAAgtggtatttaaaatgtaacaaaaaacgTCACGTGAATAATAAACTTcttctaatttaattttctatagGAATTTATGATCGAAGATAATGAGCTAATTAACAAAGAAGAACTACCAGTGGATTACTCTGCGGATTACTGGGAAAAACGCTACAGTGTACAAAGAGATAGGGTGCCAAAATTCCTTGATAAATTCACTGATATCATCCTCAGAACAGGAAAATACCTCAACGTTATTAGTCAGTGTGGTACGTACAATTTTGCTGTTACTTATATAGTAactcttgttttttttatcttttaaaacagCACCCGCTCTAAGAATGGCTCTTGTGTCGCCGGGACGTTATAATTTTTTCAGCAACgtgcacaaagtacaaccagacccgaatcaattaggtatttgtggatcgcacaaatattcgttccgtgtgggaatcgaacccgcgacttCTCGACGCACTGGTAATGGCGTGGCGACACCGTagcactacgccacggaggccgtcatctattaaagaattattataaataactataccAATATCGATCATGACAAAATATACTGTTGATAACTGTCTTATAATTACCCCGTTATGTGTTCTTTACATACTCAACACTACTTTATTTATCTTATCAAATCTAAGCTTatgttaaaaaactaaaatactaaGATTTTTGCGTCAATAAATTTCAGGAAAACAAATAACTAAGACGAATacagaagaaataaaatactcaTTGCGAGAACAAAATTACGGCGCCATTATACAAAAAGCATACGCTTACGCTAGCAAGTCGTTACTAGAATTATTACTTAAGGAATATGATCTGATGGGAAGACTTAAGTCTGTAAAGAACTATTTCTTGATGAGTCAGGGAGACTTTATTGTACAATTTATGGATGCAACTGAACAAGAACTATCTAAAAAGATTGATGATATAATACCTTCTAAATTGGAATCTCTTCTGGGATTGTGCTTGAGGTAACATTAGCGAGATACACGCGGGCTAtatcaaacgtgcgaactaagtcatgtcattttatcggaatCTCTCGCTCGCATTTACACATTCCttttattcttttgattatgacgtagttcgcacgtttgtaagtCAGCCTGAGTATAGTAACGTGACAACGTGTTCtatgaattaaaaatacttcagtTTATATCAACTAAGTAACTGGCAGCATGCTATAATAAGATTGTTTTGAATAGATTGTCTGCAGCAAGTCACGACCCCTACAATGAAGACATGCGAGTGGAGCTCCTTCCGTACGACTTGCAGTTCCAAATGTTCAAGATATTGTCTATTGAAACTGAAGACGAAAAAGGTAAGCA
Above is a window of Anticarsia gemmatalis isolate Benzon Research Colony breed Stoneville strain chromosome 7, ilAntGemm2 primary, whole genome shotgun sequence DNA encoding:
- the LOC142974503 gene encoding gamma-tubulin complex component 2-like isoform X2 codes for the protein MYQNWIFPKDKMQSTIKELLDALGCSLEADTVLDYIQNDPNYGNSNLSLKQVNEYAQRLALKASNAKTFLKKYEDLRNRNTDNLSDIIVLFYKLVCDEKKSKISKPKVAPKPVLGDNKHQITKEDLPQIKDKLLKAVDESKKLVMKSFEEKESKLRPNWYSSLDLPNWQKDHPAMSWDFPKEPMPIIASLAGVPIASQENIIIDDLLYIFSGIPGNYIVHQPVKDTFDARTFLISDDLDDALKQIVQQMLPLASNYSIVRRFIEHCNMWSGQVLHALVAAIEILLKDYYTMIAQLETEHMATNLTLQKLWYFVLPTMHTMQVLAAIVTNIGKSELRGGAVLTVLHDKTNTLMGDARAQEISLFLTERASRPYLFILDQWIHKGTIVDPFQEFMIEDNELINKEELPVDYSADYWEKRYSVQRDRVPKFLDKFTDIILRTGKYLNVISQCGKQITKTNTEEIKYSLREQNYGAIIQKAYAYASKSLLELLLKEYDLMGRLKSVKNYFLMSQGDFIVQFMDATEQELSKKIDDIIPSKLESLLGLCLRLSAASHDPYNEDMRVELLPYDLQFQMFKILSIETEDEKEYKQNKDCPPLTGIETFSFGMEVKWPVSLVLNHKAIACYQMIFRHLFYCKHVERLLCRVWLYNKVVKRFSEARLYADAFALRQRMLSCIQHLQYYMCVEVIEPSWCQLIHSLDKVHNVDEVLERHNDFLESCLGDCMLTSPQLLKAVTTLCLVCVQFCTFIQDTGCGGSTTSGSADSFSRSVSRYGLRFTAALLSVLAIIDRMARDNNTNKLLNISARLNFNTYYVKQLEKLCSDDKLLDGERKQTAS
- the LOC142974503 gene encoding gamma-tubulin complex component 2-like isoform X1 — translated: MYQNWIFPKDKMQSTIKELLDALGCSLEADTVLDYIQNDPNYGNSNLSLKQVNEYAQRLALKASNAKTFLKKYEDLRNRNTDNLSDIIVLFYKLVCDEKKSKISKPKVAPKPVLGDNKHQITKEDLPQIKDKLLKAVDESKKLVMKSFEEKESKLRPNWYSSLDLPNWQKDHPAMSWDFPKEPMPIIASLAGVPIASQENIIIDDLLYIFSGIPGNYIVHQPVKDTFDARTFLISDDLDDALKQIVQQMLPLASNYSIVRRFIEHCNMWSGQVLHALVAAIEILLKDYYTMIAQLETEHMATNLTLQKLWYFVLPTMHTMQVLAAIVTNIGKSELRGGAVLTVLHDKTNTLMGDARAQEISLFLTERASRPYLFILDQWIHKGTIVDPFQEFMIEDNELINKEELPVDYSADYWEKRYSVQRDRVPKFLDKFTDIILRTGKYLNVISQCGKQITKTNTEEIKYSLREQNYGAIIQKAYAYASKSLLELLLKEYDLMGRLKSVKNYFLMSQGDFIVQFMDATEQELSKKIDDIIPSKLESLLGLCLRLSAASHDPYNEDMRVELLPYDLQFQMFKILSIETEDEKEYKQNKDCPPLTGIETFSFGMEVKWPVSLVLNHKAIACYQMIFRHLFYCKHVERLLCRVWLYNKVVKRFSEARLYADAFALRQRMLSCIQHLQYYMCVEVIEPSWCQLIHSLDKVHNVDEVLERHNDFLESCLGDCMLTSPQLLKAVTTLCLVCVQFCTFIQEMHKYFVDAELNSMLGSTYDNTDYSEDTGCGGSTTSGSADSFSRSVSRYGLRFTAALLSVLAIIDRMARDNNTNKLLNISARLNFNTYYVKQLEKLCSDDKLLDGERKQTAS